From Diaminobutyricibacter sp. McL0608, one genomic window encodes:
- a CDS encoding ABC transporter family substrate-binding protein produces the protein MQIQGRKVRHAASAVAIVGVAAVALTACTTSGSSSTPSAAQGGTVTVAVVNDFTSFNSQTPQGNLDTNGQVGYLDGSYGTGFQYIDNNFKIVHDDKFGKFEKVKDDPLTVKYTLNKDDKWSDGQPVTADDMVLGWAIQSGYYDSATLDPASGKVTKGTRYFQYAGSTVGLDQTAFPTIGDNNTSITLTYAKPYVDWELVDPMAQPAHIVAKKAGLSSAADLTSLLKGLPHGDTSNPAAPDPTLKKASDFVNTGYDVTAMPTDKDLTVSSGPFVVSSWTPGQSLTMTQNKYYAGGLKPNVDKVVFRFIGDASAQVTALQNGEVDIINPQASADTLTALKNTTATVLAGDQASYDHLDLTFSKSGVFSDLAVRQAFLKTIPRQQILDSIVTPVNPKAKVLNSQIFLPNQAEYADSVKGNGSDAYNKVDIAGAKTLLAGKTPTVSIMYNTNNPNRVDEFQAIQASAAKAGFKIVDAGNPDWSKKLGDGSYDAVLFGWISPGAGTQQLTQVFGPVGSGGNYNNYNGTGDLANSTQTMTDKSELVKTENQIDKQTFTDAYGLPLFQLPGIFGVSTRVDGVKYNGGQSGPFWNFWDWSVKASKK, from the coding sequence TTGCAGATCCAAGGAAGAAAGGTCAGGCACGCGGCCAGCGCCGTCGCCATCGTCGGCGTCGCAGCAGTTGCGCTCACCGCCTGCACCACGTCGGGCAGCTCGTCCACGCCGTCCGCTGCCCAGGGTGGCACTGTGACCGTCGCGGTTGTCAACGACTTCACGTCGTTCAACTCGCAGACGCCGCAGGGCAACCTGGACACCAACGGCCAGGTCGGTTACCTCGACGGCTCGTACGGCACGGGTTTCCAGTACATCGACAACAACTTCAAGATCGTTCACGACGACAAGTTCGGGAAGTTCGAGAAGGTCAAAGATGACCCGCTGACCGTCAAGTACACGCTTAACAAGGACGACAAGTGGTCTGACGGACAGCCCGTCACCGCCGATGACATGGTCCTCGGCTGGGCGATCCAGTCCGGCTACTACGACTCCGCCACGCTCGACCCGGCCAGCGGCAAGGTCACCAAGGGCACCCGCTACTTCCAGTACGCGGGCAGCACCGTCGGCCTCGACCAGACCGCGTTCCCGACGATCGGCGACAACAACACGTCGATCACCCTCACCTACGCCAAGCCGTACGTGGACTGGGAGCTCGTCGACCCGATGGCACAGCCCGCCCACATCGTCGCCAAGAAGGCCGGACTCAGCTCCGCTGCCGACCTGACGTCGCTGCTGAAGGGCCTGCCGCACGGCGACACGTCCAACCCGGCCGCACCGGACCCGACGCTGAAGAAGGCTTCTGACTTCGTCAACACCGGCTACGACGTCACCGCGATGCCGACCGACAAGGACCTGACCGTCTCCAGCGGGCCGTTCGTCGTCTCGTCGTGGACCCCCGGCCAGTCACTCACCATGACGCAGAACAAGTACTACGCGGGCGGCCTCAAGCCGAACGTGGATAAGGTCGTGTTCCGCTTCATCGGCGACGCAAGCGCCCAGGTCACCGCTCTCCAGAACGGTGAGGTCGACATCATCAACCCGCAGGCGTCAGCTGACACGCTGACCGCTCTGAAGAACACCACTGCAACGGTGCTCGCGGGCGACCAGGCGTCGTACGACCACCTCGACCTGACCTTCAGCAAGTCCGGAGTCTTCTCCGACCTCGCTGTCCGCCAGGCGTTCCTGAAGACGATCCCGCGCCAGCAGATCCTGGACTCGATCGTCACCCCGGTGAACCCGAAGGCCAAGGTCCTGAACTCGCAGATCTTCCTCCCCAACCAGGCGGAATACGCGGACTCGGTCAAGGGCAACGGTTCTGACGCTTACAACAAGGTCGACATCGCGGGCGCCAAGACGCTCCTCGCGGGCAAGACCCCGACCGTGAGCATCATGTACAATACCAACAACCCGAACCGTGTCGACGAGTTCCAGGCCATCCAGGCATCCGCCGCGAAGGCCGGCTTCAAGATCGTCGACGCCGGTAACCCGGACTGGTCCAAGAAGCTGGGCGACGGCTCGTACGACGCCGTGCTCTTCGGCTGGATCTCGCCTGGTGCAGGTACCCAGCAGCTGACCCAGGTCTTCGGTCCTGTCGGCTCCGGTGGTAACTACAACAACTACAACGGCACGGGTGACCTGGCCAACTCGACCCAGACCATGACGGACAAGTCCGAACTGGTCAAGACCGAGAACCAGATCGACAAGCAGACCTTCACCGACGCGTACGGTCTGCCGCTGTTCCAGCTGCCTGGCATCTTCGGTGTCAGCACCCGCGTGGACGGCGTGAAGTACAACGGTGGCCAGAGCGGTCCGTTCTGGAACTTCTGGGATTGGTCGGTCAAGGCTTCCAAGAAGTAG
- a CDS encoding ABC transporter permease, giving the protein MVSFILRRILVSILILIAASFLMYMLVAYSVDPLADLRSSNNPNKEALISARVALLHLDVAPPLRWALWLGGAAKCLIPFANACDLGSTISNAQVTDILPQALGSTVQLVTLALVLAVVFGISIGIITALRQYSGLDNTMTFISFFLYSLPAFLVAVLLKEFVALGFNNFLADPVISWYWLVIIGVLIGAIFQSLVGGDRRRRLIVFASVGGATFLLLWLMSATGWFLTPGLGPVAMIILIGGIALGSTALMAGLQNRKALITAGINGAIGIIAYFAIQPLLNISSVATIAILAIVTLAVGLVSGWLVGGYDRGQNMRVGAVTAVLSAALILIDRYMQAWPQYLQDTNGRPIATVGSSTPNLNGDIWVTGLDTFTHLLLPTIALLLISFASYTRYSRAGMLEVLNQDYIRTARAKGLPERTVIVRHAFRNVLIPITTLVAFDVGALLGGAIITERVFAIPGMGFLFSAGLSRGDLNPVMGYFVVIAIMAILFNFLADLAYASLDPRVRVR; this is encoded by the coding sequence ATGGTGAGCTTTATTCTGAGGCGAATTCTCGTCTCGATTCTCATCCTCATCGCCGCATCGTTCCTGATGTACATGCTTGTGGCGTATTCGGTCGATCCGCTCGCGGACCTCCGATCCAGCAACAACCCGAACAAAGAAGCGCTGATCTCGGCGCGTGTCGCGCTTCTCCACCTCGATGTCGCACCACCATTGCGCTGGGCGCTGTGGCTCGGTGGCGCTGCGAAGTGTCTCATCCCGTTCGCGAACGCCTGCGACCTCGGGTCGACCATCTCGAACGCGCAGGTGACCGACATCCTGCCGCAGGCGCTCGGTTCCACGGTTCAGCTCGTGACCCTCGCCCTCGTGCTCGCTGTCGTCTTCGGGATCTCGATCGGCATCATCACCGCCCTTCGCCAGTACAGCGGTCTCGACAACACGATGACCTTCATCAGCTTCTTCCTCTACTCCCTCCCGGCGTTCCTCGTCGCGGTGCTCCTCAAGGAGTTCGTGGCGCTCGGCTTCAACAACTTCCTCGCAGACCCCGTGATCAGCTGGTACTGGCTCGTGATCATCGGTGTACTGATAGGCGCGATCTTCCAGTCACTGGTGGGAGGCGATCGTCGACGACGACTGATCGTGTTCGCATCGGTGGGTGGTGCCACCTTCCTGCTGCTCTGGCTGATGTCGGCTACCGGCTGGTTCCTCACTCCGGGCCTCGGTCCGGTCGCGATGATCATCCTCATCGGCGGTATCGCTCTCGGCTCGACCGCACTGATGGCCGGCCTGCAGAACCGCAAGGCCCTGATCACGGCGGGCATCAACGGCGCGATCGGCATCATCGCCTACTTCGCGATACAGCCGCTGCTGAACATCTCGAGCGTGGCGACCATCGCGATCCTGGCGATCGTCACACTCGCGGTCGGCCTGGTCAGCGGCTGGCTGGTCGGCGGTTACGACCGAGGCCAGAACATGCGTGTCGGCGCCGTGACGGCCGTGCTCTCCGCGGCGCTGATCCTGATCGACCGCTACATGCAGGCCTGGCCCCAGTACCTGCAGGACACGAACGGCCGCCCCATCGCAACGGTCGGCTCGTCGACCCCGAACCTGAATGGCGACATCTGGGTCACGGGTCTCGACACGTTCACGCACCTGCTGCTGCCGACGATCGCTCTCCTGCTCATCTCGTTCGCCAGCTACACGCGCTACTCGCGCGCCGGGATGCTCGAGGTGCTCAATCAGGACTACATCCGTACTGCGCGCGCCAAGGGCCTGCCCGAACGCACGGTGATCGTCCGTCACGCCTTCCGCAATGTGCTCATCCCGATCACGACCCTGGTCGCGTTCGACGTCGGAGCCCTGCTCGGTGGCGCGATCATCACAGAGAGGGTGTTCGCCATACCCGGCATGGGCTTCCTCTTCAGCGCCGGTCTCAGTCGTGGCGATCTCAACCCCGTCATGGGTTACTTCGTCGTGATCGCGATCATGGCCATCCTGTTCAACTTCCTGGCCGACCTGGCCTATGCAAGCCTCGACCCGAGGGTGAGGGTCCGATAA